From the Carya illinoinensis cultivar Pawnee chromosome 4, C.illinoinensisPawnee_v1, whole genome shotgun sequence genome, one window contains:
- the LOC122306807 gene encoding egg cell-secreted protein 1.4-like, with product MAGRSVFVLPPLGLGILCLLAMTLATAARELPIKPGHMLAARLETSEGLVPCWNALMELKSCSNEIVLFFLNGQTDIDPDCCRAISIITHNCWPAMLTSIGFTAEEGNILRGYCDAASAPAAAPS from the coding sequence ATGGCTGGCCGAAGTGTGTTTGTGTTGCCACCCCTTGGCCTTGGAATATTATGCCTATTGGCGATGACCCTCGCAACTGCAGCAAGGGAACTCCCCATTAAGCctggacacatgctcgcagcgaGGCTTGAAACAAGCGAAGGCCTAGTCCCTTGCTGGAACGCGCTCATGGAGCTCAAATCCTGCTCAAACGAGATCGTCCTCTTCTTCCTCAACGGCCAGACCGATATCGATCCAGACTGTTGCCGTGCCATTTCTATCATAACCCATAATTGCTGGCCTGCCATGCTTACTTCCATCGGTTTTACAGCCGAGGAAGGCAATATTCTACGAGGCTATTGTGATGCAGCCTCAGCTCCTGCTGCCGCTCCTTCCTAA